One window from the genome of Actinomycetota bacterium encodes:
- a CDS encoding aminotransferase class I/II-fold pyridoxal phosphate-dependent enzyme has protein sequence MSRYPETSALRESIRELHGVETDQVLVTAGADDALFRCFLAHMGPGRKAVATYPSFVMIPRYVEQVGGRLVEVPWWQGAFPIEAVIDAISDDTDIVFVVSPNNPTGAVIDEAALRELAASARLLVLDAVYEEFADRGLTRAALEMENVVVIRTLSKAWGLAGLRVGYVLGSTELVTELAAYGNPYAVSGLSASLAHARLNDRDEVAEFVGNVRSQRDTLAGILESHGIVTLPSQANFVLARFDAPEWVLSAAASLGVALRRFPERPGLEDYLRITLPGDQPRFERLVHTLLSAVAPEALLLDLDGVLADVAGFQVTAIVETAASFGVGVTRRDIEEAKAAGDADDDWELTRRLCADAGVEVSISAVIDRFETLYQGVDGLEGLKLREEALVEATMLERWAEMLPIGVVTGRPKSDAEEFLARSGMLDSISVLVTKEDTRLKPDPAPVRLALKRLGVDRAWMLGDTPDDVAAARGAGVIPIGVVAPGDDTDRARRSLVGTARILGSVSELEGLFS, from the coding sequence GTGAGTCGATACCCGGAGACGTCTGCGCTGCGAGAGAGCATCCGCGAGCTTCACGGAGTCGAAACCGATCAGGTGCTGGTGACCGCCGGTGCGGACGACGCGCTCTTCAGGTGTTTCCTCGCACATATGGGTCCAGGCCGAAAAGCGGTAGCCACGTATCCGAGCTTCGTGATGATCCCCCGCTATGTCGAACAGGTTGGAGGTCGTCTGGTCGAGGTGCCCTGGTGGCAAGGTGCCTTTCCGATCGAAGCCGTCATAGACGCCATCTCGGACGACACGGACATTGTGTTCGTGGTCTCGCCGAACAATCCGACGGGCGCTGTGATCGACGAAGCCGCCCTGCGCGAGCTGGCGGCGAGCGCGCGGCTGCTCGTATTGGATGCCGTCTATGAAGAGTTTGCCGACCGCGGCCTGACTCGTGCCGCCCTCGAAATGGAGAATGTTGTCGTCATCCGCACCCTCTCCAAGGCGTGGGGGCTGGCCGGTCTACGGGTCGGCTATGTGCTGGGTTCGACCGAGCTGGTCACGGAGCTGGCGGCGTACGGGAATCCGTACGCGGTGTCGGGGCTCTCGGCATCCCTCGCGCACGCGCGTCTGAATGATCGAGACGAGGTCGCCGAATTCGTCGGCAACGTGAGATCTCAACGAGATACGTTGGCGGGGATCCTCGAATCGCACGGCATCGTCACCTTGCCGTCTCAGGCCAACTTTGTCTTGGCCCGATTCGATGCCCCGGAATGGGTACTGTCTGCTGCTGCATCTCTGGGAGTTGCGCTGCGAAGGTTCCCGGAACGTCCCGGACTCGAGGATTATCTGCGGATCACCCTGCCCGGCGATCAGCCTCGGTTCGAGCGTTTGGTCCACACGCTGCTGTCGGCCGTCGCTCCCGAGGCCCTGTTGCTCGACCTCGACGGTGTCCTCGCCGACGTCGCCGGCTTTCAGGTGACGGCGATCGTCGAAACGGCGGCGAGCTTCGGAGTCGGCGTGACTCGTCGGGATATCGAGGAGGCCAAAGCGGCGGGTGACGCGGACGACGATTGGGAGCTGACGCGAAGACTGTGTGCCGACGCCGGCGTGGAGGTGTCGATCTCGGCCGTAATCGACCGGTTCGAGACTCTCTATCAGGGAGTCGACGGCCTCGAGGGTCTCAAACTGCGCGAGGAGGCGCTCGTGGAGGCCACCATGTTGGAGCGGTGGGCGGAGATGCTTCCCATAGGTGTCGTGACGGGACGACCGAAGTCCGATGCCGAAGAGTTCCTTGCCCGGTCCGGGATGCTGGATTCGATCTCGGTGCTGGTCACCAAGGAAGACACTCGTCTGAAACCCGACCCGGCGCCGGTCCGGTTGGCTCTAAAGCGTCTCGGTGTCGACAGGGCCTGGATGCTGGGGGACACGCCTGATGATG